The genomic region GTACCCTGGAGGAAAGTTGGGTCTGTATTCACACAGCTGCAGATGAGTGTGGCATTTGTAAATAGACTCAGATGAGgataagaatgtttaaaaaaaaaaaaaaaaatgctcagggCTCTTAAGTGTCCTTTCTGTGGAAAATATGATTTATTCTTGTATGTGAGTCTGAGGAAAATGTTTTCTGCTGGTAGAAGAGAAAACATCCTACCCTGAAAATTTTTCTGTAGGTAGCTTAGTGTGCCAAACTGGGACCTAAAATAAGTTAGATAGCCTTAGATTAATAGTTTCCTTTTCCTATCATGGTTTGttgaaattgttttttgtttttttaacagtatgagggttttttggttttttaaaaaactatgtaaTCAGAACAAATTTTTTGCTTCTTGGGGATTGCCTTTACCAGTTTTCTTATTTGGCTGAAACTCCCTGTTAGTTTTAAGATGTCAAAATAGTCAAATTCTAGTCATTCCTCTCAGTGATCGCAAACTCTTTTTACCACCTTAGTAGTAATAATACCTTGGATTCATAGAATACTTTTCTTCCAAAAGTTCAAAGAACTTTGATATCTATAATTTTTTATCCTATGTTAAACATTccgttgggggaggggggtcagtTTGTTATCGCCATCGTACAGGAGAAACTATACCCATGAAGACTTATTTTAATGCCACAAGTCAGGCTTCTGTGACTGCTGGGACTCTGTCTGAGACACTCAAAAGTTCAATGTTCTGTTAAATGGAGCGGAGGATTTGAGAGccatgtgttacttttttttttctttttccgaATGTTGCCAGTTACCTTTTTAACCTTTTGAtacaaaaatattgttaaaattaaacaGTATAACTTTATCCAAAATGTATGTGTAGAAAGCTGGTTTTTTTTGCTCTGTTCTGCTGCTGCGTAGCATTCCCCAAAGTTTGTATATTTTCTTGGTAGTTTGTATGCatgtataaatgtgtgtttttttatttaaacacgTGTACACGAAatcacatgcacatatataccgTTCTGCAGTTTACTTTTTTCACTTGGCAATATAGACACTTTCCAAAATGAACTCCTAGTTAGAGGTTGGCAGGCTCTTTCTGAAAAAACAGcgaatagtaaatattttatgcttgGAGTTCCACATACCTGTCACATGTTTGTTTTATAACtctttacaaatgtaaaaatcattcttagcttgctggttaaaaaaaaaaacaaaaacaaaggctgGGGCTATAGTTTGCTGATCCTTGACAGATAACCAATGTCCTCTATTAGGCATTTCACTtttcagaagtgtgtgtgtgtgcgcgcgcgtgcgcatgcatgcattcattttagccattgtaaACAGTGCTGGAATGAATAAGGACCACTTACAGAGATAACAAAGGGCCCTCATCTCTTTCTCTATCTGTATATTGAATCCTGACAGCAGCATAAACTTCACCTCAGAAACCACGGTTATCCCTGTCAATTCTGGATGACTAATGGCTTTTCCCATCCACAGGGTCCTAACCTGATTATAAAACAGCCAGATGAGTTACTGGACAGCATGTCAGATTGGTGTAAGGAGCATCATGGGAAGGTAACATTACCAAAATAACAGGAGTGCTGCTATGGGGATCAGTAACAAGCGTGTTGCTCCCACATCTGAATCCTATACCATTGTTGGATGGGATTCTGAAATGGGTTAGAGGAAGATTGCTTGGCGACCCTGGGAGACTGCTTGCTTGTTTATCTGTCATCTTTGGGACCTCTTGAGATCATCTCCTgaatgttctcttttttcctctcctgcatTCAGTCTGTCGCGAACGCATTGCGGATTGTCAAGTATTGCTCAAATCAGTCTTTTGGATAAGGTTAGACATCAACTTTCAGAAAAGGGGGAATGCTGCTTTCCTGTTAATAGTTGTTTCTTCCCAGAGCTTGGACATTGAGCACCATCTTTTTTTGACTGTGTGGAAATGCTATTAACAATCAGGAACATAGCTTATTTGACCTGGATTCTTTAAGAACAAATCAGAGCAAAGATGGCAGTTTCAGTGTGAACTTGAGCCTTATGAAGGGCCCATCTATGGTTGTATTTGCCCATTTTAGCAGTGAAGTTTCATTTCTGGATGCCTTTGAAAACTGACTTGATGTGTttctggtgggggctggggattCTGTCTTGCAGTCTGGTCTAACCAAGGCAGTGAAGGAGAGTACAATGACATTGCAGCAGGCAGAGTATGAATTTCTGTCCTTTGTACGACAGCAGACTCCTCCGGGGCTCTGTCCACTTGCAGGTAAAATCCAATCCTATGTATACCTTGTAGATAGTCTTCCATTGTAGTGGTTCAAGAGACTGCAGTTCCAGAAAGATCAACTAAGACCATCATGCCTTCCACTTACCCTGACTTGGATTATACATCTTAATTTTCCGTTCAAGTTTCcttatataatttataacatgAGTATTGGGAAACTGCCCTGAAAACCCAGCATGGGATCTGGGGTACATAGACTCATTCAGTAAaattttccttcatgtttttattatggaaaaatttcACATGTACAAGAAAGTTGGATTTGGTAATGAATGGTTTAACCTTGCGCCATGTTTGTTTTACCTGTCTGTTTTTTTGTCGGACATTTGAAAGTAAATTGTAGGCATTTTGACACCTCATTTCTAAATACTTCACCAAGCATTTCTTAAGAATAAGGACATTTTCTTATGTAGCCACAGTATCATTATCACATTtaaggtaattaaaaataattcagtaacaTCATTTCACATCTAGTCCACGTGCAAAATGTCTAATTGTTTTTGAACCAGCACTCAGTCAAGACTCATGCATTTCATTTGGTTATTAttgtctctttagtctcttaATCTAAAATGTCCacctgttgtttttcttttttttttttctgtttttcctgtgtGACATTGACTTCTTAAAGAAACCGGGCCAGTTCTACTAGGATTTTGAAAGTCCTGCCATTGTCAGAGGAAAGTTAATGGTCTGTGGAGGTGTATTTGCATTTGTATATGTTAATTGATATGATAACTTACACTTTccttaaatttcattaaaaaaaaaaagttttgacatTAAGTATTAGagtatatgttgtatatatattttccctctAGTTAGTGTGGCTGCTGTCTATTTTAaagtacttatttaaaatttagtgtttttaagataaattacTGTATGGAAACATGATTATGGATACGAGTTGTTAAAACTGGAATGtgaataaagctttatttacttaATGTGGTTCAGTTAAGTTTTTAGTGTTAATAGTGTGGCTTTCATGACAGTGGGAGAAAATTTGCACGTCTGATATGATCTGAAAAAGTAACAAATAGTTTTGTGCATTATTTTAAGTATGTGGAATGGTAGATTTATCCTTTTGTCCATAGAGAGGCcgtttataaatttattatgagCTAGACTGACTACTCAGAAGTCTATACTTGTAACACAATCAGATGCACTCAAACATGATTTAGAAATTCCGAGATGCTTTTAGGAATtatttgaattaagaaaaaaatcatttccatttcagTACCAGTTAATGAATTTTTATATCCTGTTGTATATTGCTAGAAATACACAGATGCAGTATGCTTCGTGTCTTTCTAGGAAATTCAGTTCATGCAGATAAGAAGTTTCTTGACAAATACATGCCCCAGTTCATGAAACATCTTCATTATAGAATAATTGATGTGAGCACTGTTAAAGAACTGTGCAGGTAAGGGCTATATTTAGGATCCATTAAGTTGCCTCATTTAGCATGTTTTAATTGAGAATTTGTGGAAAGTAATTGAATAGAACGGTAGAACTGTGGGTGCATAACTTCATTCCTTTCTCACTTGGACAGGTCCTTAGTTGATTCTGGACTGGTGAGAGATGGGGGAAACAATGTCGAAAATCTTCTGTATAAATTTCATTAGTCcagaaaatttattgagcaccattctgtgccaggcattggccTATGTGCTGGGAACATAACAGATGAAAAGCCTTGAAATAGCATAGAATCTAGTGGGATGAGAGATGTGTAAAAAACACACCTGACAACATATACTGTATGATGACCTCTGTAATGGAAATGTGCATCTTGAATATTGAGGGCAACGGGGAAGGAGCCCCTAGCTGTTGGAGTGAAGAATGGGAAGTTGGGGAAAGCTTTACCTGGGAAATTTAAGTTGAGATTTAAAGAGGAGTTGGATGTTTTCCTGGCATTTAAATGAAGCAGGAGGATTCCAGAGAATGGGCAGAAGTATGAAGAAGTGAGGGCTTGGGAAGATAAGGGAATTACAGATAGTTCATCAATGCTGGAGTGCCAAGCATGCAGTTTGCAAAATGTGAGAGGTGAGGCCAAATCGTCAAGGGCTTGTATGGTGGGCTGAGTTGGTTAACATAAGGGATGGGTTCCTTTCAAAAAGTGTAAGTAGAGCAGTGAGTGATACGATTAGGTCATTCAGATTATAAGGTGGCAAGAAAAGAGGGAGGTAAGAAAGATTTTTGCCTTATCTTGAGGGAAGAATGGGCTAGGGACACGGCATTTGGGTGGCAGAGAAGGGTGTGGAGAATGTCCCATCTGAGACATCTCTTGGCACGGTATGGAATGCTTGAATGGGGGAGTGAGGGAAAGGAACATCTCTAAAGCAGTTGTAGTGTTCCTGGTTTGGGCAGGTAGGCAGATGATGGAATCGTTTAAAGATAAAGGGGAAAATAGGAGCAAAAGCAGATTTGGTGGATGGGAGAAGGGAGGTCTTGAGGATAAATGTAGTTTTATATATGTTGATTAGAAATGTCTAATGGATTTGTAGGTGGAGATGTCCAGCAGGTGGTTGGCTATCCATGACAAATTAGGAGAGGGCTGGAGTGGAGTGAATCTAGGAATCGTAGACGTGGGTGAGCTTGCCTAAAGAGAATATCTAGGGTGAAGAGAGGGTGGAAAAGAGAGTCCCAGGCAAGGAAGCATCTTGATAGTCACAATCCAGAATGCCTTTTTCAGTGTTAATAAATGACTGGAAGGAGGTAATTATCCAGTATATTTGAGACAGTTTCCTTTGAGAGTTCCATTTTTGCTGTGTATAGACGCTGGTATCCAGAAGAATATGAATTTGCACCAAAGAAGGCTGCTTCTCACAGGTAAGTTTGGGTCCTTCCAAGCGCTTGGCAATCTGACACACACATAACCCCCAAATTCTTGACTGCTTAAAACAGTCtgttctttactcttttttcttggggggtggggcgggaaaCAAAGGTCAACTagcataaagataatttttttttttttgctaagattATTAGGAATTCTCGTCAGGAGTCTAGTATTCCTTTCTGAGATGCATAGTGTAGCTTAGTTTGTAGGTATGATGAAACAGTCTGTAATCTTTCTAGTAATGAGCAGTATTAATATTCTTCCCAGCAAGGATATGAATATTGTAGCCACTTAAAATTAATTAGAACACTTTGTGAACAGTTATATAACATAGCCTAACTTTGACACTTTTGAGTGTTTCAGACCCTTTCTATTAAGTCTGCAGACTTAGGCACAGGTACACAAGaaatttgaagattttgtttatccagtgTCCTGTACTggctcttttacttttttttttttttttttttaattttaccatcGTTCAGGAGGAACATAAGACTCAATTGGGGATTTAGCAGCTGGCTTCTAAGGGCAGCATTGAGTTCATCCCTTTGCTGAGTGCCTACGTGCACAGTTCTAGGCAAACAGAAAGACCGAGTCCCTGCTGTAAGGAGCCTGGCATGCTAGTGTTTCTTTGCGGGGGGATTGCACAGACCACAGCACGATACAAGTTTAGAATACCTTATCCGAAACAATTAGGGTTTgatgtgttttggattttggaaattttcaagCTTTAGAAAGGTAGTAGTGTATTTGTGGTATTTACCGTTATATAACATGCCTTAGAAGGTCTGAAGAAGCATCCAATGGTCAAACACATGGATGTTTCTGCAGCGAAACGTACAGACATGCACACCAAATGGCATAACTGATGAGAATAGCCCCATGTCAAGATTGATCAGGTTTTGCCTCAGAGTGAGTCATAAAAGTACTTTGGATTTTCAGATGTTTTTGGATTGAAGTGTTGTAGGTAAGATGTTGTGTACCTTGATTTAGTCCACTCTCCACCATATATCCAATACCAGGGAAGAAAGCAAAACTGTCGTTTTAGCCACAGCAATAACCATCGTAAAACTCTCGCACGAACATTTATGCAGTTTATTCTCTAGAAGAAGCCCTTGGCTTATCATTCAGAGCTTACTGATTGACCTGCACACAGGTCTCATAATCTCTGTTACTTGATTTCTCAGACTACAACAGATGGGAGACAGCATGTTGGAGAAGAGAGGGTATTGTAGCTGATGGTAGCACAAATCTCTACCAGAGAGGAGGTAGATCCTCTGTTATGGTTAGGTACTGTCTGATGATCAATGTTTATTATGACTGAGTCATGAGTCATGTTTGAGCAGGTCAGTATATTTTGCATAGGGATGTGTCTAAGTATTGCACAGTGTTTCCCAAACACTGTTCCATGAGCTGTTAATGATTATTCCACACATGTGGTTAAGTTTTAGAAATACCGTGTGCCTAGTACAGCCTCCCCTTGGAAATTCATAATACACATTCGTCAATAAGTTCAGGAAAGGAATGCTTGATCTAGTTTTTCCTAAACTCACAAccctagaattctttttttccgTGGAACACTTCACCGTCTTATAGGACAGTTTAGGAGACTTTATAATCTGATATattttaggagatttttttttttaacagcctttttttttttttaacaaagtacTTAAATTTGCTTTATTGAAATGTTCCTCTTCTTGATGGTGTCAGTGGCATTTGCAGTTGTACCTGTTGTTACTTGTAAGAAGTTACGTTGTCAGTTGCTTACTTCCTCTGTGGACATTTCAATTCAGTATGATGTGTTTGCTTGTAGGGCGCTTGATGACATTAGCGAAAGCATCAAAGAACTTCAGTTTTACCGAAATAACAtcttcaagaagaaaacagatgaaaagaagaggaaaattataGAAAACGGGGAAAATGAGAAGACTGTGAGTTGATGGCAGTTCTCATGCTGTCAGCACGTAGTTTTTGGGAAGCAGCTGCTGGTGgttgtgtttggttttgttttttgttcctgcTGATTGCTTGGCACAGCACCTTCTTTCAGTTAACTTGCGTCTCCAGATTATTCAAGCAGACAGTACCTGAAATACCATTTTTCTCCtaacattctgttttcatttatgaCACAGCAGCTCCTCTGTAAGTACCAGGTCATGTCCATCCCTCGGTACATATCTGCATTTGCTTTTAgaccatttcttttgtttaaaaataataataataataataaagctagTTCTATTGAAATGCAAATGTTTTTGTACCATCTATTCTTTAGTAGTTTGAAATGGTGGCTTTTTTCTCAGTGGTATGGCTAATGTTTAAATTCTCATGATGACATCAGGGATTGGTTAACTTTTCGTATGTTAAACAGCAGGTGAACTTGCTCTGTTTTGCTTTATACATCAAGAATAGAATAACTGGGGCAAATCTGGGCTCATTGTTATAGTTATCAAACTCACAGAGCTCTGGAATGGCTACTTTTCCCTGCACCCAAGAAATTCAAGTCTGTCATCAGAGAGGGATTCTGTAAGTAAGAAGGTTTCTTGAAGAGATATTATGTGTTACGCTATCCCTGTGCTCGTTTTATAAAACGTTGGCTGCCCTGGGTGTAATGCTCTGTAAACCAGAGGGTGTATTAGAATAATCTGTCTATGGAACACAACTCACTCTGACAAATGTCATCTTAAGTCAGAATTGGGAAGGCCCATAGGTGGCTTCTGCCTGTCCTAGAGAACCGTTGGATCTCAAATTACGTTCCTCAGCCCATTATGGCCATTATATGAACATAGCTGTGTGATCCTAATGTGTAAGAGTTGCAGATACAGAAATTACTAGACTGTAGATCAGAATTATCATAATTTTATGTACTAAGTTGTTTTAGCTTTGCAACAACCATGTGAGTGGAGAAAGACTTGAACTTTTTCCAAATGATAAGGCTCAAATTCATAAGTATAGTTAAGTGTAAGCTGAAGAAACATAAGTCTGCTGAGTTTTCTGACCAGTGTTCTTTCTGCTGTCTGGAGTTGCATGGGTTTTAGCTCATGTGCCATCCTCAGTGGTTTGGAAGACAGGATTGTATCCTAGTCGAGGACAGGGCTCTTGCATCAAACTCTGGCTTCTGATCTGAGCTTTGAAACCTGAGTTGCTCTGCCAAGttcacttctctaagcctcaaatTTCTTACTTATAAAACGAGAATGATGGTACCTGACTTAAAGAATAATGTTAGAATGAAATGCTTCTCATGTAGTTCTGAGCTCAGTGCTTGGTACACAGTGAGTACCCTGTTGTGATAACTAATGCGCAGTGAGAGTGGATTCGTTCAGTCAGGATCTCTGGGAAATGGTGCTATGATTGATTTGCTATGGTGACTGGGGCATTATTTTAAATCCGTGTTCACTTAATGGCCTGTGACTGTATGTTGCTGAG from Zalophus californianus isolate mZalCal1 chromosome 11, mZalCal1.pri.v2, whole genome shotgun sequence harbors:
- the REXO2 gene encoding oligoribonuclease, mitochondrial isoform X2 — protein: MLGGSLGSRLLRGVGGSRGQFGSRGVREGGAAMAAGESMAQRMVWVDLEMTGLDIEKDQIIEMACLITDSDLNILAESGLTKAVKESTMTLQQAEYEFLSFVRQQTPPGLCPLAGNSVHADKKFLDKYMPQFMKHLHYRIIDVSTVKELCRRWYPEEYEFAPKKAASHRALDDISESIKELQFYRNNIFKKKTDEKKRKIIENGENEKTVS
- the REXO2 gene encoding oligoribonuclease, mitochondrial isoform X1 gives rise to the protein MLGGSLGSRLLRGVGGSRGQFGSRGVREGGAAMAAGESMAQRMVWVDLEMTGLDIEKDQIIEMACLITDSDLNILAEGPNLIIKQPDELLDSMSDWCKEHHGKSGLTKAVKESTMTLQQAEYEFLSFVRQQTPPGLCPLAGNSVHADKKFLDKYMPQFMKHLHYRIIDVSTVKELCRRWYPEEYEFAPKKAASHRALDDISESIKELQFYRNNIFKKKTDEKKRKIIENGENEKTVS